The Thermodesulfobacteriota bacterium DNA window CCTGATGATCGGGATAATCGGGGTAAATCCAGATGGCAATAAGCTCAAAGCGATCTTTACCCGGGTCGGAAACCCATTTGCTGAATTTGCCTTTGTCCGGTTCGCACCCTTCCGCATCGGGGTAACAGGAAACATCATACATCAGAATCTCCTCACCGCATTCCGAACAGGCGCACTTTACCTCCGGGTAATCGGACAGAAAAACCGTAAACAGATTATTGCCGCAATTGCAGATGATATGGGAGAAGGTGCTGTCCAGCCGGTAAGGGCTGTATTTACCATAGATGGTGATCGATTCCCTGACCGGCCTGGTTCTGCCGGTGTAGTGACTTGGAATTTTTTTCATCAACGTAAGCCGGTAGTATGGGGGTGTTTTTGAAAGGGCCAGGATTCAAGGGGTCAAGGCACGCGAACAATTAATCATTGTACCGCCCCGCAATCGGCGTAATCAATAACAGTCAAAATCTTTACAATAAACCGCTTTGAAAGGCAATCGGATAAATCCGCTAACCGCATCCTGTGGCCTCACATTTCATCATATTCGGCAAGACCGGCTCGCCGGGGGAAACAAAAAAACCGGTGCGGGCGGGACATCCGAGAAAATATTGACACACGAGGGCCTTCCTTGCTATGGGTGGACGACAGACATTAACGCAACTTCTTATCCTGACTGACCTTTTTAACAATAAGGGAAACTGGAATTAAAGAATCGTAAAGCCTGAACTCAATTCGCTGTGGACGGATGACGAGAAATACGGCGCCTGTTGCGGATGAGCCCGGCGCCGACTGAATAACCGCGAGAGGAGAAGTTTGCATGGATAACGAAACAGGCAACATCATGCTGGTTGATGATGAAGAGGATTTCTTGGAAATGCTGAGCCTGCGGCTCAGGGAAACAGGCGAAAATGTCGTGACGGCCTTGAGCGGTCGCGCCTGTCTGGAAATGTTGGGAAAGCAGGAGATCGACGTCATTGTTCTCGATATCAAAATGCCGGGCATGGACGGCCTTGAAACCCTGCGGGAGATAAAAAACCGGTATCCCCTGACGGAAGTGATCATGCTGACCGGTCACGGTACGATCCAGACGGCCGTTGAAGGCATGAAGAGAGGGGCTTTTGATTTTCTGCTCAAACCAGCGGATTTTGAGGAGTTGACCGCCAAGTTGAACCGTGCCAGGCAGCGGCGGCAGGAGCAACTGGAGCGGATTCGCAAAGCCGAGACCTCCGCCCTGCTGAGACAGAGCAAAATATGATGGCTGTCGGAAACGGTCCGGAATGAGCGGCGGCAAAAACACAAATGCAATCCACATCCTGCTGGTCGACGATGAAAAGGATTTCCGGGAAGTTTTGACCAAGCGACTGGGCCGCAGAGGCATAGGCGTCCGGGCGGCCGCAAATGGCGCGGAAGCCCTGCGCCTGATGGCGGAAAGTCGCGTCGACGTTATCGTCATGGACGTCAAAATGCCCGGAATGGACGGTATTGAAACCCTGCACGGTGTCAAAGCGGATTACCCCGAGACGGAGGTGATCCTGCTGACCGGCCACGCCAACACGAGGGACGGCGTCGACGGCATAAAAGCCGGCGCCTATGACTATCTCACCAAGCCCGTCGAACTGGAACACCTGATCCTCAAAATCACCCAGGCCCATGACAAGGTTCGCCGCGGTAACGCGGAAAAACAGGAAGCCGAATTCCGGGAACGCGTCAGGCAGCAGATGGTGGTGTCCGAGCGACTGGCGGCTCTGGGCACCATGGCCACCGGTGTGGCCCATGAAATCAACAATCCGCTGGCCATCATTCAGGAGGCGGCCGGATGGATGCGGCAGATCCTGGTCACGCCGGAGATGCGGGACATTCCCCGCAAGGGCGATTTTGAAAAAGCGCTGGACCGGATTCACAAGGGAGTGGATCGGGCCGGTCGGATCACCCGGCAACTGCTCCAGGCGGTCCGGACCCAGACCGCGGAGACGGTTGATCCGGCCAGCCTGATCGAAGTCAGCCTCAAGGCACTGGCGGAGGAGAGCATCGCGCTGGTTCAAACCGAGGCCGCCATGAAAAACATCGAGATTGTTCTCGAAAGCGTTCCGCCCCACCCCATCGCCTGGAGTGATCCCTATTCCCTGCTGCAGGTACTGCTCAATCTGCTGACCAATGCCATTCAAGCCACCGGCCGGGACGGCCGCATCACCATTCGGCTGAGTTCTTCTCTGGAAGAAGCCAGAATCATGCTTCAGGATACCGGCAGCGGCATATCCGAGGAAAATCTGACCCGGATTTTCGAACCGTTTTTCACCACCAAGGGTGTCGGGCAGGGAACCGGCATGGGACTCTATATCTCCTGGGGCATTATCTCCAAACTCGGCGGCCTGATTGACGTCGCCAGCCGGGATGGTCAGGGCGCCACCTTTACCATTACCCTGCCGGTAAAGAAATAGGCACCGGAACGCGAGTTGACAGGATGACGATTTGCGTGCATCATGCCGTCAGTAGCGTTGATTTTCTCGAATTATATCGATTTGAATTACATCTTCCCATGGAGACCTCCGGTGTCGACCCTTTGGCGGATAAGCGACCTGATCGATCTGGATTTTTTTCTGCGTCAGGCGCCGGAAGAGATGGACGGTGCCGGGAAGCCGGACACCGCTTCCGACCGGGACATTTTCCTGGGCTACGCCAAAGCCCACACGCCGCCTTTTAAACGCCGGGACCTGATCCGTTACTGGCTGGATGAAAAGCGGGCCGGCCTGCCGAAAGACCGGCCCCTGCCCGGTGAGATTTACCGGGAGACCATGGCCCTGATGCGGATCCTGGCGGCAGCCGCCGCCTTTGCCCTGGGCGCGGTCCTGGCCTGGTCGGTCCTGTCCTACAGCGGCGCCATGCCCATCAACATCTTCACCTGCCTCTGGATCCTGGTGGCGCCCCAGTTGCTGCTGCTGGGCCTGCTGGGAATATCGTCCCTGCTGTCCCGCCTGGGGGTAAAGGGCGGCTTCATGGGGTTGTACCCGGCCGCCGCCCTGCTCTTCCGGCGCCTGGCCATTCGGATTGGGAAGGCCGGGGACAATGTTCTGACGGCGGAAACCCGCCTGCGGTTCAGCGCCCTTTTCAATCTGGCCGATCTCCGCCGGACGATCTACGGCCCGGTCTTCTTCTGGCCCTTCTTCCTCCTGGCGCAACTGACCGGTATCTGGTTCAACCTGGGAATTCTGGCCGCCGTCGGTCTCAAGCTGGCCATCACCGATCTGGCCTTCGGCTGGCAGTCGACCCTCTTCGTCGATCCGGCAACGATCCATCGCCTGCTGGGCTTCTTTTCCCTGCCCTGGTCCTGGGCCGTGGCGTCCGCTCACCCGGCCCTGTCCCAGATCGAGGGCAGCCGGATGATTTTAAAGGAAGGCATGGTTCATCTGGCCACGCCGGACCTGGTTTCGTGGTGGCCGTTTCTGATCTATGCGATCCTGTGTTACGGGCTGATTCCCCGCGGGTTGCTGCTGGCCTGGGGCGTCCGGGAGCAGCGCCGGGCGCTCCTGTCCGTCAGTTTTTCCACCGGCCAGTGCGACCGTCTGATCCAGCGCCTTCAAACTCCCCGCCTGCGGACCGCGGGGGAGGAAATGCCGGAAGATCCGGTCGGCGAAAAACAAAACTTCTCCGCTAACCCGTCAAGCGCAGCCGACGGGCCCCTCACCGGTCCCATGGGTCCGGCCATTGCCCTTGTCCCCGGAGAGATCGACGCTTTCTTTACCGATCCGGCGCTGAAAGAAAGACTCTCCTCCCGGCTGGGGCTGAATCTGGCCGGCCGCCTGCCCCTGACCCAGGACACGGCCGTCGACAGCCAGTCTCTGCGTGATCTTCTTTCCCGGCAACCGCTGCCGCCCGACGATCTGCGTCTGGTGATCCTGACCGAAGCCTGGCAGCCTCCCCTGAAAGAGACCGTTTCCTGGCTGGCCGGATTGCGGCAGGCGGTCGGACCGGCAACAGGAATGATTATCGGCCTGGTGGGAAAACCCGGGTCCAACGGCCGATTTACCGGGCCGGCCCCAGTGGACCGTACGATCTGGGAACGGGCAACGGCCGGTCTGAACGATCCGTTTCTGCGGATCGAATCCCTGGGAGGCGGCCATGAATAGACCGGACATTCCCACCTTTGCCGTGCTGGGACACCCCAACGAAGGAAAATCATCGGTGGTTTCCACCCTGACCGAAGACGATAGCGTCCGCATCAGCCCGTTACCCGGCGAGACCCGCGTCTGCCGCCGCTATCCGGTGGTCATCGACGGCCGCGAACTGATCCGGTTCGTGGACACGCCCGGCTTCCAGCAACCCCGCAAAACCCTGGAATGGTTCTCCCGGCATGAGGGACCGGCCGACGCCATAACGGCCGACTTTATCGCCGGCCACCGCCATGACGCCGATTTCGCCCACGAAGTCGAACTTCTCTCCCCCCTGGCCGAGGGCGCCGGCGTCATCTTCGTGGCCGACGGTTCCCGGCCTCTGCGCCGGGTGGACGTCATGGAAATGGAAATCCTGCGCCTGGCCGGCCTGCCGCGCCTGGCCGTGATCAACACCAAGGAACGGGCCCGCGGCGAATTCATGGAGGAGTGGAAAAACGAAGCCCGGAAGCACTTCAACAGCGTGCGCGTGTTCGACGCCCACCGGGCCACCTACGCCGAGCGGATCGAACTGCTGGAAAGCCTCCGGCACATCGATCCGGAATGGCAGCCCGCCCTCAAGGAGGTCATCGACGCCTTCCGGCAGGACTGGCGGCGCCGCATCGATCACACCGTGTCCACCATCCTGGAACTGATGGTCACTTCGGCCCGGCACGCCGTCGACGCCGCCTGCGCCGACGAATCCGAAGTACCCCGGACCCGGAACCGCCTGGAGCATCAATACCGGGCCGATATCAACCGGCTGGAAAAGGAGGCGCACCAGTCCATCCGGCAACAGTTCAAGCACCATCTGTTTGACGTGGAACTACCGCCCCACTCCATTGTCAATGAAGACCTGTTCTCTAAAAAATCGTGGCGGGTTCTGGGCTTAAGCCAGTGGCAACTGGCCGCCGCCGGAGCGGCCGGCGGCGGGATCGTGGGCGCGAAAATCGACCTGGTCCTGGGCGGACACAGCCTGGGCGCCTTTGCCGCGCTGGGCGGCTTGCTGGGCGGCGGGTCGGCGGCCCTGGGCGCGAAGCAGGCCGTCACTTCCCGGGTCAGGGGGTTGCCTCTTGGCCGCGTACGGGTAGAGGTGGGACCCATTAAAAACGACCAGATGCTGTATATCCTGATGGACCGGGCCCTGATCTATTTTTCCCATGTCAGCGCCTGGGCCCACAGCCGGCGGGAGCCGCCCCGGCAGCCGGACGGAGAAAACGCGCCGGTTAAAGCCGGTATCACCGCCCGCTGGGACGCCTTCATCAAGAAACAGTTCGGTCACTATTTTGCCGCCGCCCGGAAAGGCGACTGGACCGCCCTTTCCGCGGCCCGGCCGACCGTGTCGGATATTTTATTCCGGACCCTCCAGGAAATTTCCAAGGGAGGGTTTGAACGATTACAGATAACCTGAAAAAGGAGATCGTCATGAAAGGATTACGGTGGCTGGCGTTCTGCCTGGTCTTCCCCGGGCTTACGGGCTGCAGCACCATGTATTACGGCGCCATGGAAAAAGTCGGCATCCATAAACGCGACATCATGGTGGACCGGGTCGAAGAGGCCCGTGACACCCAGAACGAAGCCAAGGAGCAGTTTCTGACGGCCATGGAGCAATTCAAAAGCGTGGTCAACTTTAAGGGAGGCGATCTGGAAAAGGAATACAACCGTTTCAACGCCACCCTGCAAAAGACCGAAGCCGAGGCAAACGCCGTGCGCGACCGCATCCGTGCCGTCGAGGACGTTTCCGAGGCCCTGTTTGATGAATGGCAGTCCGAGATCGATCAGTACAACAGCGACAGTCTCCGCAAGGCCAGTAAACAGAAGTATGACCTGACCCGGAAAAAATACGCCAAACTCATTGAGGCCATGAAAAAGGCCGAAGCCAAGCTGGAGCCGGCCCTGGTCCCCCTGCGGGACCAGGTGCTGTTCATGAAGCACAACTTAAACGCCCGCGCCATCGCCGGTCTGAGCACCGAAGTGGTCGCCATTCAGACCAATGTCGATCAACTGGTCCGCGACATGGAGGGCGCCATCGCCCAGGCCGATTCGTTCATCGCCTCGCTCAAGGAGGAATAAAGTGCCGATATATCGGCAGCGGGTAACACCACATTTTTTCCGGAAGCCATCGTCATATTAAAATTTCAATCGGTTCAATATATTAAGTAGATTTCTAAAAGTGGCATACGGTTTGCTTTGCGAATTGAGAAGACAAACAGCTGTTTAATAAAATGGGGAGATAAAAATGATGAAAAAATGGATGCTCTGTTTTATCGTTCTGGTGTTTATTACCGGCCAGGCCCTGGCGGCGGAAAAGACGACGACCGGGACGCCGGAAGCGGCATCAGCTCAAACGACGACGATTGAGGAAGTGCCGGAAGTAACCGACACAACCGGAAAATCAGCGGACAAGACCGCGCCGGCGGAACCGACGGACAAGACCGCAACCGCGGGGGGAAAAACCAGCGAGGTCAAAAAGCACGGATTCGGCCATAAGCTGCTGTTGTACATACCCAATAGAATCCTCGACGTGTTTGATTTTGTCCGTCTGCGGGTGAGAGTCGGACCGGGAATCGCCGTCGGCGTCCGCGCCACCAAGCCGCTGACCCTGGCCGTCGGCGGATACACCTCCATTTATGCCGGGCTGCCCGGACCGCGCCGGGAACCGACCATCAACCTGCCCATCGGCATCGAGAACTACGTGGGAGCGGAATTGAGCGTCCTGGACGGCAGCAACGAGGGCCGGTTTTCGCCCAACTATTCCTCAACGGAAATCGGTGTGTCCGTTCACCCGCTGATCGTCGGCCTCGACCTGGCCGTTGATCCGCTGGAAGTTCTGGATCTGGCCCTGGGCTTTCTGTTTATCGACCTGTGCGGCGATGATTTTTAGATAGCCCCTAACCTTGATGAAACCGTAAAAAGTCGAAATTTGCCATATTTCGTCGCCCCGGCCCCCGAGCCGGGGTCCAGAAAAAATGGATAGTATCAATTTTATACTGGATTCCGGGTCAAGCCCGGAATGACGAGGTAAAAACTTTTTACGACTTCATCAACCTTATTATCCAGAAAGAGATCTGAATGAAAAAACTCATACCCCTGGCCCTGTTCCTGACGGGTCTGTGGCTCTGCCTTACGCAAACGGCGTTCGCGGCCGATACGCCGTCACCGCGGAAACCGCCTGAGGCTCAAACCGCCCCAACCACGACCGACGACGATAACCGCGACCCGGCCGCCCTGGCCGAACTGAAGCGGGCCACGGATTTTCTGACCGGCCTGAAACGGTTCCATGTCCGCTCTGCCATTGCTTATGACGTGGTCCAGCAAGACGGCCGCCTACTGCAGTTTGAAAGGAACGGCGACATCTACATTCAGCGCCCGGACCGGTTCTTTGCCGATGTCAATTTTGATGACGGCCGCAGGCGCCAGTACTGGTATGACGGCAAGACGATGAGCCTGGCCGAGCATTCCAAAAAAGTGCACACCCAGGTCAAGGCGCCGCCCACCATCGACGCCACCCTTGACATGCTGGAGAAACTGTTAAAGGAACCCCAGCCCCTGGCCGATCTCTTTTACAGCGACCTCAGCCCCCTCGAACGCCTGGCCCTCAAGGCCGACGTGGTCGGCGACAGCATGGTGAACGGCCGGCCATGCACCCACCTCTCCTTCTGCGGGAAGGCGGTGGACTGGCAGCTCTGGGTGGAAAAGGGCGCGACGCCTTTCATCCGGAAACTGGTCATCACCTACCGGGAAGAACCGGGCATGCCCCAGTCGGTGGCGCTTCTGGACACCTGGGAGACGCCCGGCCGATTTGCCGATGACCTCTTCAGGGTCAATGTGCCGGCCGGTTTCCAGTGGATCGACGTACTGGTCCCGGCGCCGCTGGAAAAGGAAGGGGGGCAGCCATGAACCGCAAAATGTTTTCCGTCATCCTCATCAGTGTCTGTCTGGCGGCCTGGTCTTATGCTGTTTCCGTTGAAGCCCGGGGCGGCGGACGCGGTGGTGGTGGTTTTTCACGGGGCGGCGGCGGTTTTTCCCGGGGCGGCGGCGGATTCTCAAGAGGCGGCGGCGGAAGTTACGGTTCCATCCGCAACAGCAGCCGGCCCTCGACGCGGGACGTTTCCCGTCCTTCGCGGGATTACGGCTCACGGCCGTCCACCCGGGACGTGTCCGGTCCGTCCGCCGGCACCCGGGACCGGTCTTCTGACAGAGCGGAGCGCGCCTCCGACCTGACCTCCGATCAGAGAGAGGCTTTGCGAAACCGCGCCGAAAACATGACGCCCGAGCAGCGGCAGGCGCTCCAGGAAAAAGCCTCCAGCCTGACCCCGGACCAGCGCGATGCGCTGCAGAGCCGCGCCGAAAACATGACACCCGAGCAGCGGCAGGCGCTCCAGGAAAAAGCCTCCAACCTGACCCCGGAACAGAAGGAGCAGGTCAAAAGCCGCCTGGAAAGCCTGACCCCGGAGCAGAAGGAGCAGCTCCGGCAGAAATTCGAGGATTCAGGTCTATCCGCGGAGCAGCTGCCGGCGGACCATAAGGACTGGAGCCAGGAGGACTGGCAGGACTGGCGGGACCAGAACCGGGAAGACTGGCAGGACTGGTATGAAGACGAATACCATGACTACTGGGACGACCACTATTACCCGGTCTGGTGGTACGGTTATCCGGTGACAACGATGTCCTACTCCTTCTATCTAGATGATGACCCTCCCTGTTCCCGGACGGTGGTGGTCAACAATGCCGGCGGATACGCCAGCACCTATTACCATTGTGATTCCGTCTGGTACCGTTCCACCTACGCCAGCGGAGAGGTCCGCTACGTGGTCACTTCCCCGCCGCCCGGCGTGGAGCTGGACAACCTGACCGACGCCTACAAGGTGATGGTCAACGGAAAGGAGTACTTCGTCAGCGGTCATGCTTTTTACCAGACGGTCACCCGCGACGGTAAACCGGTCTACGTGCTGGTGGATCCCCCCCTGGGAGCGGAAGTCAAAACCATCCCCCAGTACGCGGTTGAAATCAAGCACCAGGAGCAGAGCTACTACCGCTATGATAAAATCTTCTACCAGCGCCAAGGGGATGTTTTCGTGATCGTGGCCAACCCGGGGGTGTAACGATTCAGGTTTATTGATTTGTTTTTAAAACGGAGGAACGGGATGAAGAAGACAGCGGAGCAGATCAGGCTCGACGAAGCGCGTCTGGGGAAAACCTCATGGAAAAGATGGGGGCCTTACCTGTCCGAGCGGCAGTGGGGCACGGTGCGCGAAGATTACAGTGAGAACGGAGACGCCTGGAACTATTTCACCCACGACCAGGCCCGGTCCCGGGCTTACCGCTGGGGCGAGGACGGTCTGGCCGGCATCTCCGACGACCGGCAGCTGCTCTGTTTCAGCCTGGCCCTGTGGAACGGCCAGGACCCCATTCTCAAGGAAAGGCTGTTCGGGCTCACCAACAGCGAGGGAAACCACGGCGAGGACGTCAAGGAATACTATTACTACCTGGACAGCACGCCGACCCACTCCTACATGAAATACCTCTACAAGTACCCCCAGCGGGCCTACCCTTACGACGGGCTGGTGAAAACCAACCGTTCCCGCGGCCGCCTGGATATGGAGTACGAACTCATCGACACGGGCGTCTTTGACGACGACCGGTATTTCGACGTGTTTGTGGAATACGCCAAAGCCGCGCCCGACGATATCCTGATCCGGATTACCGCCTGCAACCGGGGGCCGGAGGCGGCCATTCTCCATGTGCTGCCGACGATCTGGTTCCGCAACACCTGGTCCTGGGGCGACAACAGTCCCCGCCCCCTGCTCCGGCGGACGAAAGCCGGCGTCATCTCCGCCACTCATCCCGAAATGGGGGATCTGTGCCTCTACTGCGAAGCCGCCGGCGACCTGCTTTTCACGGAGAATGAAACCAACACCGCCCGCATGGTGCATGTTCCCAACCGCACCCCCTACGTCAAGGACGGCATCAACAACTTCATGGTCCACGGCATCCGGGAAGCGGTTAACCCGGATCAGGCCGGCACCAAGGCCTCCGCCTATTATCCGCTGACCATCCCCGGCGGAAAAGAAACCGTCGTCCGCCTGCGCCTCACCGCCGGGACCGCCGCCAAACCCTTTGCCGACTTTGACGCGGTCATGTCCGCCCGCCGCAGCGAAGCGGACGATTTCTACGCATCGGTCATCCCATCCTCCCTGGACGCCGACGCGGCCGGCGTCATGCGCCAGGCCCTGGCCGGCATGCTGTGGTCCAAGCAGTTTTACTATTATGACGTCGACCGCTGGCTGGAAGAGCGCGGGGCCGGCCTGTTCAAACCGAAAAAGGGCACCGCCCACCGCAACGAACAGTGGAACCACCTCTACAACGCCGATATCATCTCCATGCCGGACAAGTGGGAATACCCCTGGTACGCGGCCTGGGACCTGGCCTTTCACGTTCTGTCCCTGAGCCTGGTGGACTGCGATTTCGGAAAGCAGCAGCTGAACCTGATGCTGCGGAACAATTATCTTCATCCCAGCGGACAGATTCCCGCCTATGAATGGAACTTCAGCGACGTCAACCCGCCGGTGCACGCCTGGTCCACCATCTTTTCCTACCGCCTGGAGCAGGCGCAGAAGGGCAAGGGGGACCTGGACTGGCTGGAAAACTCCTTTCACAAGCTGCTGCTGAACTTTACCTGGTGGGTCAACCGCAAGGACCGCTCGGGCAGCAACGCCTTCGAGGGCGGGTTCCTGGGCCTGGACAACATCGGGGTCTTTGACCGCAGCGCGCCCCTGCCCACGGGCGGTTACCTGGAACAGGCCGACGGCACCGCCTGGATGGCCCTCTTCTGTCAGAACATGTTTGAAATCGCCGCGGAACTGTCCGTCCATAAGCCGGCTTTCGCGGACTTGAGCCTCAAGTTCGCCGAGCATTTCGTCTGGATCGCCAACGCCCTGGCCCATGCCGGGGAAGGCATGGGCATGTGGGATGAAGAGGACGGGTTCTTTTACGACCTGCTGCGGCTGCCGGACGGCGGTTCCCAGCGGCTGAAAGTGCGTTCCATGGTGGGCCTGCTGCCGTTCTGCGCGGCCACCGCCATGGACGGGAAATTTGCCGACCGATTCCCGGAAGCCGGCCGGCGTTTTGAAAAATTCCTGGAAGCGCGGCCGGAATTGAGGGCCTTCATCCATGATCCCTTCAAGCGCGGACAGGAAGGCCGGCGGATGGCTTCGGTATTGAACGAAACCAAGCTGCGACGAGTGCTGGAGAAGATGCTCGATGAGAACGAATTCCTGAGCCCCTACGGCATCCGTTCCCTGTCCCGTTTTCACGACCAGAATCCCTACGTGTTCCGCGCCGGCGGCCAGGATTACAAGGTCTCCTACCTGCCGGCGGAATCGGACACCGGCATGTTCGGCGGCAACTCCAACTGGCGCGGCCCCATCTGGATGCCGGTCAACGGCCTGATCATCCGGGCGCTGCTGCAATACTACGCTTACTATGGCAATGACCTTACCGTGGAATGCCCCACCGGGTCCGGGCGGCTGATGAACCTTTACCAGGTGGCCGAAGAGATTTCCAGGCGCCTGGCGGCGATATTCCTGAAGGACGCCGACGGCCGGCGGCCGGTCAACGGGGGACAGAAAAAAGTCCATGAGGATCCCCACTGGAGCGATCACATCCAGTTTTACGAGTACTTCCACGGGGACAACGGGGCGGGTCTGGGCGCCAGCCACCAGACCGGCTGGACCGGCATCATCGCCCGCATCATGCACCTGTTCGCCACCAGCACCTTTGAACAGGTGCTCCGGCAAGGCAAGATAGCCGCTTTTATGGAAAAAAAACCGGAAGGGAAAATTCCGGCCGGTGGGAAGAAGCCGCCCCGGGCCGCGGCAAAGACCCGGGGGAAGACCGTCGCCGGGAAGCCGAAAAGCAGGAAGGCATGACGCCCTGCAGCGATCGCCTTTTTACCACCGGTCGTCTTTCGAGTCTTCCTCCGGGGGCTTTCCGATCCCCGGCGTGTGCCGGTACATGATCTCCAGAGACACCAGCCGGGCCAGAAGCGTGGCCGGGAAAAGCATGCCGAGGAGGGCTTCGAGAATTGCGAACATGCGGGCCACGGGATGAACCGGCACGACGTCTCCGTAGCCCAGAGTGGTCAGGGTGACGAAGCTGTAATAGGTCAGCGTGGAATGGAGGCCCGGATCATCCGGCCGTACGATTGTAGACGGGGGGA harbors:
- a CDS encoding response regulator codes for the protein MSGGKNTNAIHILLVDDEKDFREVLTKRLGRRGIGVRAAANGAEALRLMAESRVDVIVMDVKMPGMDGIETLHGVKADYPETEVILLTGHANTRDGVDGIKAGAYDYLTKPVELEHLILKITQAHDKVRRGNAEKQEAEFRERVRQQMVVSERLAALGTMATGVAHEINNPLAIIQEAAGWMRQILVTPEMRDIPRKGDFEKALDRIHKGVDRAGRITRQLLQAVRTQTAETVDPASLIEVSLKALAEESIALVQTEAAMKNIEIVLESVPPHPIAWSDPYSLLQVLLNLLTNAIQATGRDGRITIRLSSSLEEARIMLQDTGSGISEENLTRIFEPFFTTKGVGQGTGMGLYISWGIISKLGGLIDVASRDGQGATFTITLPVKK
- a CDS encoding DUF2868 domain-containing protein encodes the protein MSTLWRISDLIDLDFFLRQAPEEMDGAGKPDTASDRDIFLGYAKAHTPPFKRRDLIRYWLDEKRAGLPKDRPLPGEIYRETMALMRILAAAAAFALGAVLAWSVLSYSGAMPINIFTCLWILVAPQLLLLGLLGISSLLSRLGVKGGFMGLYPAAALLFRRLAIRIGKAGDNVLTAETRLRFSALFNLADLRRTIYGPVFFWPFFLLAQLTGIWFNLGILAAVGLKLAITDLAFGWQSTLFVDPATIHRLLGFFSLPWSWAVASAHPALSQIEGSRMILKEGMVHLATPDLVSWWPFLIYAILCYGLIPRGLLLAWGVREQRRALLSVSFSTGQCDRLIQRLQTPRLRTAGEEMPEDPVGEKQNFSANPSSAADGPLTGPMGPAIALVPGEIDAFFTDPALKERLSSRLGLNLAGRLPLTQDTAVDSQSLRDLLSRQPLPPDDLRLVILTEAWQPPLKETVSWLAGLRQAVGPATGMIIGLVGKPGSNGRFTGPAPVDRTIWERATAGLNDPFLRIESLGGGHE
- a CDS encoding response regulator, producing MDNETGNIMLVDDEEDFLEMLSLRLRETGENVVTALSGRACLEMLGKQEIDVIVLDIKMPGMDGLETLREIKNRYPLTEVIMLTGHGTIQTAVEGMKRGAFDFLLKPADFEELTAKLNRARQRRQEQLERIRKAETSALLRQSKI
- a CDS encoding DUF6515 family protein, with protein sequence MNRKMFSVILISVCLAAWSYAVSVEARGGGRGGGGFSRGGGGFSRGGGGFSRGGGGSYGSIRNSSRPSTRDVSRPSRDYGSRPSTRDVSGPSAGTRDRSSDRAERASDLTSDQREALRNRAENMTPEQRQALQEKASSLTPDQRDALQSRAENMTPEQRQALQEKASNLTPEQKEQVKSRLESLTPEQKEQLRQKFEDSGLSAEQLPADHKDWSQEDWQDWRDQNREDWQDWYEDEYHDYWDDHYYPVWWYGYPVTTMSYSFYLDDDPPCSRTVVVNNAGGYASTYYHCDSVWYRSTYASGEVRYVVTSPPPGVELDNLTDAYKVMVNGKEYFVSGHAFYQTVTRDGKPVYVLVDPPLGAEVKTIPQYAVEIKHQEQSYYRYDKIFYQRQGDVFVIVANPGV
- a CDS encoding GTPase/DUF3482 domain-containing protein encodes the protein MNRPDIPTFAVLGHPNEGKSSVVSTLTEDDSVRISPLPGETRVCRRYPVVIDGRELIRFVDTPGFQQPRKTLEWFSRHEGPADAITADFIAGHRHDADFAHEVELLSPLAEGAGVIFVADGSRPLRRVDVMEMEILRLAGLPRLAVINTKERARGEFMEEWKNEARKHFNSVRVFDAHRATYAERIELLESLRHIDPEWQPALKEVIDAFRQDWRRRIDHTVSTILELMVTSARHAVDAACADESEVPRTRNRLEHQYRADINRLEKEAHQSIRQQFKHHLFDVELPPHSIVNEDLFSKKSWRVLGLSQWQLAAAGAAGGGIVGAKIDLVLGGHSLGAFAALGGLLGGGSAALGAKQAVTSRVRGLPLGRVRVEVGPIKNDQMLYILMDRALIYFSHVSAWAHSRREPPRQPDGENAPVKAGITARWDAFIKKQFGHYFAAARKGDWTALSAARPTVSDILFRTLQEISKGGFERLQIT
- a CDS encoding DUF2959 domain-containing protein, which translates into the protein MKGLRWLAFCLVFPGLTGCSTMYYGAMEKVGIHKRDIMVDRVEEARDTQNEAKEQFLTAMEQFKSVVNFKGGDLEKEYNRFNATLQKTEAEANAVRDRIRAVEDVSEALFDEWQSEIDQYNSDSLRKASKQKYDLTRKKYAKLIEAMKKAEAKLEPALVPLRDQVLFMKHNLNARAIAGLSTEVVAIQTNVDQLVRDMEGAIAQADSFIASLKEE
- a CDS encoding DUF2092 domain-containing protein — encoded protein: MKKLIPLALFLTGLWLCLTQTAFAADTPSPRKPPEAQTAPTTTDDDNRDPAALAELKRATDFLTGLKRFHVRSAIAYDVVQQDGRLLQFERNGDIYIQRPDRFFADVNFDDGRRRQYWYDGKTMSLAEHSKKVHTQVKAPPTIDATLDMLEKLLKEPQPLADLFYSDLSPLERLALKADVVGDSMVNGRPCTHLSFCGKAVDWQLWVEKGATPFIRKLVITYREEPGMPQSVALLDTWETPGRFADDLFRVNVPAGFQWIDVLVPAPLEKEGGQP